The following coding sequences lie in one Candidatus Marinarcus aquaticus genomic window:
- a CDS encoding protoglobin domain-containing protein, whose translation MNESASLKDNYKFTQKEADILRALQPRMQELSSEFIDEFYNYIWGFGKTAQFLKNSTIIAHHQEKLKEWFINLFCGKYDMQYFASLYKIGETHVRIGLPTHYVNSAFTFVRTFVLKNIEDNFTTKTEHLNQIKAVEKIIDMNLDVLTSSYREEELSKFLSLSSLEKMILSGLKKFNSYINFFLAMALVMVAFFAIGLFIYDIYLLFYSDVGIEKGILTVLGSLLVLWAAIELIHEEIKHLGGKGFAIGAFLMLAMAALIRKVLIYSLSSEKTSELLIIGIVIVALGVAYRLVVSKSKEKIV comes from the coding sequence ATGAATGAATCTGCAAGTTTAAAAGACAATTACAAATTTACACAAAAAGAAGCGGACATACTGCGTGCGTTACAACCACGTATGCAAGAACTTTCATCCGAATTTATAGACGAGTTTTACAACTACATTTGGGGTTTTGGAAAAACAGCTCAATTTTTAAAAAACAGCACCATCATTGCACATCATCAAGAAAAACTCAAAGAGTGGTTTATAAACCTTTTTTGTGGAAAATATGACATGCAATACTTCGCTTCTTTGTATAAAATTGGTGAAACACATGTTCGTATTGGGTTACCCACTCACTATGTAAACTCCGCATTTACTTTTGTTCGAACTTTTGTATTAAAAAACATTGAAGATAATTTTACAACTAAAACAGAACATCTTAATCAAATTAAAGCCGTAGAAAAAATCATTGATATGAATTTGGATGTTTTAACCAGCTCTTACAGAGAGGAGGAGCTGAGTAAGTTCTTATCTTTATCTTCTCTGGAAAAAATGATTCTATCTGGATTAAAAAAATTTAACTCTTATATCAATTTCTTTTTAGCAATGGCGTTGGTCATGGTTGCCTTTTTTGCCATTGGATTATTCATCTATGATATATATTTGCTTTTTTATTCCGATGTAGGTATTGAAAAAGGAATATTGACCGTATTAGGAAGTTTATTGGTTCTTTGGGCTGCAATTGAGCTTATTCATGAAGAGATAAAGCATTTAGGAGGAAAAGGGTTTGCTATTGGAGCATTTTTAATGTTGGCCATGGCCGCTTTGATACGTAAAGTATTGATTTACTCTTTATCTTCTGAGAAAACAAGTGAACTATTGATTATCGGCATTGTCATTGTTGCATTAGGTGTTGCTTATCGATTGGTTGTCTCTAAAAGTAAAGAGAAAATTGTTTAA